A stretch of Pseudomonas sp. 7SR1 DNA encodes these proteins:
- the cysE gene encoding serine O-acetyltransferase has protein sequence MFDRLREDIQSVFHRDPAARNAFEVLTCYPGMHAIWIHRLSGALWNMGWKWLARLVSNFGRWLTGIEIHPGAKVGRRFFIDHGMGIVIGETAEIGDDVTLYQGVTLGGTSWNKGKRHPTLGDGVVVGAGAKVLGPFTVGAGAKVGSNAVVTKAVPPGATVVGIPGRIIVKTDDEQDARRKAMAEKIGFDAYGVGEDMPDPVARAINQLLDHLQAVDGRLEGMCGALKDLGSNYCAKDLPELREEDFACVKDKDETRAS, from the coding sequence ATGTTCGATCGTTTGCGTGAAGATATCCAAAGCGTTTTCCATCGTGACCCGGCGGCGCGCAACGCCTTTGAAGTGCTGACCTGCTACCCGGGAATGCACGCGATCTGGATCCACCGCCTGTCCGGCGCGTTGTGGAACATGGGCTGGAAGTGGCTGGCGCGGCTGGTCTCGAACTTCGGTCGCTGGCTCACCGGCATCGAGATTCATCCGGGCGCCAAGGTCGGTCGCCGGTTCTTCATCGACCACGGCATGGGCATCGTCATTGGCGAGACCGCCGAGATCGGCGACGACGTGACGCTGTACCAGGGTGTCACCCTGGGCGGCACCAGCTGGAACAAGGGCAAGCGCCACCCGACCCTGGGTGATGGCGTGGTGGTGGGTGCCGGTGCCAAGGTGCTGGGGCCGTTCACTGTGGGCGCAGGGGCGAAGGTCGGCTCCAATGCCGTGGTGACCAAGGCGGTGCCGCCTGGTGCCACCGTGGTGGGGATTCCGGGGCGGATCATCGTCAAAACCGATGACGAGCAGGATGCTCGCCGCAAGGCCATGGCCGAGAAGATCGGCTTCGATGCCTATGGTGTCGGCGAAGACATGCCCGACCCGGTGGCCCGCGCCATCAATCAACTGCTCGATCACCTGCAGGCCGTCGATGGGCGCCTGGAGGGGATGTGCGGCGCCCTGAAGGACCTGGGCAGTAATTACTGTGCCAAGGACCTGCCTGAGCTGCGCGAAGAGGATTTCGCCTGCGTGAAGGACAAGGACGAAACCCGGGCCAGCTAA
- the fdx gene encoding ISC system 2Fe-2S type ferredoxin yields the protein MPQVIFLPHEKFCPEGMVVEAEPGISILELAHEHHIEMESACGGVCACTTCHCIIREGFDSLEEADELEEDFLDRAWGLEAQSRLGCQAIVGTEDLTVEIPKYSLNHAAEAPH from the coding sequence ATGCCACAGGTGATTTTCCTGCCCCACGAGAAGTTCTGCCCCGAGGGCATGGTTGTGGAGGCTGAACCTGGGATCTCCATCCTTGAGCTCGCCCATGAGCACCATATCGAAATGGAAAGTGCCTGCGGCGGCGTCTGCGCTTGCACCACTTGCCATTGCATCATCCGTGAAGGCTTCGACTCGCTGGAAGAGGCGGACGAACTGGAAGAGGACTTCCTCGACCGGGCCTGGGGGCTGGAGGCGCAATCGCGCCTTGGCTGCCAGGCTATCGTCGGTACGGAAGACCTGACCGTCGAAATCCCCAAATACTCGCTCAACCACGCTGCCGAAGCGCCGCACTGA
- a CDS encoding IscS subfamily cysteine desulfurase, with the protein MKLPIYLDYSATTPVDPRVAQKMSECLLVDGNFGNPASRSHVFGWKAEEAVENARRQVADLVNADPREIVWTSGATESDNLAIKGVAHFYHTKGKHLITSKIEHKAVLDTTRQLEREGFEVTYIEPGEDGLITPAMVEAALREDTILVSIMHVNNEIGTINDIAAIGELTRSKGVLFHVDAAQSTGKVDIDLSKLKVDLMSFSAHKTYGPKGIGALYVSRKPRVRLEATMHGGGHERGMRSGTLATHQIVGMGEAFRVAKEDMAAENVRIKALSERFFKQVEHLEELYVNGSMTARVPHNLNLSFNYVEGESLIMALKDLAVSSGSACTSASLEPSYVLRALGRNDELAHSSIRFTFGRFTTEEEIDYAAQKVCEAVTKLRALSPLWDMYKDGVDISKIEWAAH; encoded by the coding sequence ATGAAATTGCCGATTTACCTTGATTACTCTGCGACCACCCCGGTTGATCCGCGTGTCGCGCAAAAAATGAGTGAATGCCTGCTGGTCGACGGAAACTTCGGCAACCCGGCGTCCCGCTCCCACGTGTTCGGCTGGAAGGCCGAGGAAGCGGTCGAGAATGCCCGTCGCCAGGTCGCCGACCTGGTCAACGCCGACCCGCGTGAAATCGTCTGGACCTCCGGTGCCACCGAGTCGGACAACCTGGCAATCAAGGGTGTCGCGCATTTCTATCACACCAAGGGCAAGCACCTGATCACCTCCAAGATCGAGCACAAGGCGGTCCTGGACACTACGCGCCAGCTGGAGCGTGAAGGTTTCGAAGTCACCTACATCGAGCCAGGTGAAGACGGCCTGATCACCCCGGCCATGGTCGAAGCCGCGCTGCGTGAAGACACCATCCTGGTTTCGATCATGCACGTTAACAACGAAATCGGCACCATCAACGACATCGCGGCCATCGGCGAACTGACCCGTTCCAAGGGCGTCCTGTTCCATGTCGACGCGGCCCAGTCCACCGGCAAGGTCGACATCGACCTGTCGAAGCTCAAGGTCGACCTGATGTCCTTCTCGGCCCACAAGACCTACGGTCCCAAGGGTATCGGCGCGCTGTATGTCAGCCGCAAGCCACGGGTTCGCCTGGAAGCCACCATGCATGGCGGTGGTCACGAGCGCGGCATGCGTTCCGGCACCCTGGCGACCCACCAGATCGTCGGCATGGGCGAAGCCTTCCGCGTCGCCAAGGAAGATATGGCTGCCGAAAACGTGCGCATCAAGGCCCTGAGCGAGCGCTTCTTCAAGCAGGTCGAGCACCTGGAAGAGCTCTACGTAAACGGCAGCATGACCGCCCGCGTACCGCACAACCTGAACTTGAGCTTCAACTATGTCGAAGGCGAGTCGCTGATCATGGCGCTCAAGGACCTGGCCGTGTCGTCCGGTTCGGCCTGCACCTCGGCTTCCCTGGAGCCGTCGTACGTACTGCGCGCCTTGGGCCGCAACGACGAACTGGCCCACAGCTCGATCCGCTTCACCTTCGGCCGCTTCACCACCGAAGAAGAAATCGATTATGCCGCGCAGAAAGTCTGCGAGGCAGTGACCAAGCTGCGCGCCTTGTCGCCGCTTTGGGACATGTACAAAGACGGCGTCGATATTTCGAAAATCGAATGGGCGGCGCACTGA
- the iscA gene encoding iron-sulfur cluster assembly protein IscA, whose amino-acid sequence MAIQMTEAAAKHVQRSLAGRGKGEGIRLGVRTTGCSGLAYVLEFVDEVGEDDQVFESHGQKVIIDPKSLTYLDGTELDFVKEGLNEGFKFNNPNVRGECGCGESFNI is encoded by the coding sequence ATGGCTATCCAGATGACAGAAGCGGCAGCTAAGCATGTGCAGCGCTCCCTGGCGGGGCGCGGCAAGGGCGAGGGTATCCGCCTGGGTGTTCGCACCACGGGCTGCTCTGGCCTTGCCTACGTACTGGAATTCGTCGACGAAGTGGGCGAAGACGACCAGGTTTTCGAGAGTCATGGTCAGAAAGTGATCATCGATCCGAAGAGCCTGACGTACCTGGACGGCACCGAGCTGGATTTCGTCAAGGAAGGGTTGAACGAAGGCTTCAAGTTCAACAACCCCAACGTACGCGGTGAATGTGGCTGCGGCGAAAGCTTCAACATCTGA
- the iscX gene encoding Fe-S cluster assembly protein IscX: MSLKWVDVLEIAIQLAETKPDVDPRYVNFVDLHQWVLALPEFSDDPSRGGEKVLEAIQAAWIEEAD, from the coding sequence ATGAGTCTGAAATGGGTTGATGTGCTGGAGATTGCGATCCAGCTGGCCGAGACCAAGCCTGATGTAGACCCGCGTTACGTGAACTTCGTCGATCTGCACCAGTGGGTGCTGGCCTTGCCGGAGTTCAGCGATGATCCGTCCCGTGGCGGCGAGAAAGTGCTTGAGGCCATTCAAGCCGCCTGGATCGAAGAAGCAGATTGA
- the trmJ gene encoding tRNA (cytosine(32)/uridine(32)-2'-O)-methyltransferase TrmJ, protein MLQNIRVVLVNTSHPGNIGGAARAMKNMGLSRLVLVEPRSFPHHEADARASGAGDILASAQVVATLEDALVGCSLVLGTSARDRRIPWPLLDPRECGTKVVEEAAQGVEIALVFGREDSGLTNEELQRCHFHVHIPSDPGFSSLNLGAAVQVLSYEVRMAWLAAEGKPSKVEKFEATSPRSETLATMDELERFYEHLEQTLVDIEFLDPEKPRHLMARLRRLYGRSSVSRAEMNILRGILTETQKAARGELIKRKE, encoded by the coding sequence TTGTTGCAGAACATTCGTGTCGTCCTGGTCAATACCAGCCATCCGGGAAACATCGGCGGGGCTGCGCGGGCCATGAAGAACATGGGCCTGTCGCGCCTGGTGCTGGTCGAGCCTCGCTCGTTTCCGCACCATGAAGCCGATGCCCGGGCGTCCGGCGCCGGTGACATCCTGGCCAGTGCCCAGGTCGTCGCCACCCTGGAGGATGCCCTGGTGGGTTGCAGCCTGGTGCTGGGCACCAGCGCCCGTGATCGCCGTATCCCATGGCCGCTGCTCGACCCCCGCGAGTGCGGGACAAAAGTGGTCGAGGAGGCCGCGCAGGGCGTCGAGATCGCCCTGGTGTTCGGCCGCGAAGATTCCGGCCTGACCAACGAAGAGCTGCAGCGATGTCATTTCCACGTGCATATCCCTTCCGACCCCGGGTTCAGCTCCCTGAACCTCGGGGCGGCGGTGCAGGTGTTGAGTTATGAAGTGCGCATGGCCTGGCTGGCCGCCGAAGGCAAGCCAAGCAAGGTCGAAAAATTCGAGGCGACGTCGCCGCGCAGTGAGACACTGGCGACCATGGATGAGCTGGAGCGATTCTATGAACACCTGGAGCAGACCCTGGTGGATATCGAATTCCTCGACCCGGAAAAGCCGCGGCACTTGATGGCGCGCCTGCGTCGGTTGTACGGACGAAGCTCGGTCAGCCGAGCGGAGATGAATATATTGCGCGGCATCCTCACGGAAACCCAGAAAGCGGCCCGTGGCGAGCTGATTAAGCGGAAGGAATAA
- the iscR gene encoding Fe-S cluster assembly transcriptional regulator IscR has protein sequence MRLTTKGRYAVTAMLDLALHAQHGPVSLADISERQGISLSYLEQLFAKLRRSNLVSSVRGPGGGYQLSRDMQGIQVAQVIDAVNESVDATKCQGLGDCHGGDTCLTHHLWCDLSLQIHEFLSGISLADLVTRREVQEVAQRQDQRRCNGKAPHLDKIEASAVE, from the coding sequence ATGCGACTGACTACAAAAGGCCGATACGCCGTGACCGCGATGCTGGACCTGGCATTGCATGCGCAGCACGGGCCGGTGTCCCTGGCCGATATCTCCGAGCGCCAGGGCATTTCCCTGTCCTATCTTGAACAACTGTTCGCCAAGCTGCGCCGCAGCAACCTGGTTTCCAGCGTGCGTGGTCCCGGTGGCGGTTATCAACTGTCGCGTGACATGCAGGGCATCCAGGTCGCCCAGGTGATCGACGCCGTGAACGAATCGGTCGATGCGACCAAATGCCAGGGGCTGGGCGATTGCCATGGCGGCGATACTTGCCTGACCCACCATCTGTGGTGCGACCTGAGCCTGCAGATCCACGAATTTCTGAGCGGTATCAGCTTGGCTGACCTTGTCACCCGCCGTGAGGTGCAGGAAGTAGCCCAGCGTCAGGACCAGCGCCGTTGCAATGGCAAGGCGCCGCACCTGGACAAGATTGAAGCGTCCGCCGTCGAATGA
- the hscA gene encoding Fe-S protein assembly chaperone HscA, producing the protein MALLQIAEPGQSPQPHQRRLAVGIDLGTTNSLVAAVRSGLSEPLADERGQVILPSAVRYHADRVEVGEEAKLAAATDPFNTIVSVKRLMGRGLSDVKQLGDQLPYRFVGGESHMPFIETVQGPKSPVEVSADILKVLRQRAEAALGGELVGAVITVPAYFDDAQRQATKDAAKLAGLNVLRLLNEPTAAAVAYGLDQHAEGLVAIYDLGGGTFDISILRLTGGVFEVLATGGDSALGGDDFDHAIAGWIIEQAGLSADLDPGAQRHLLQTACAAKEALTDAAVVEVAYGDWKASLTREVFDALIEPMVARSLKACRRAVRDSGVELEDVKAVVMVGGSTRVPRVREAVAEAFGRQPLTEIDPDQVVAIGAAIQADTLAGNKRDGGELLLLDVIPLSLGLETMGGLMEKVIPRNTTIPVARAQDFTTYKDGQSAMMIHVLQGERELISDCRSLARFELRGIPAMVAGAAKIRVTFQVDADGLLNVSARELGSGVEASIQVKPSYGLTDGEIARMLKDSFQHAGDDKVARVLREQQVDAQRLIEAVQGALEADGERLLDAEERMVIELQMQELSELIKGTDGHAIEQQTKRLSQVTDAFAARRLDSTVKAALAGRNLNEIEE; encoded by the coding sequence ATGGCCCTACTGCAGATCGCCGAACCCGGCCAAAGTCCACAACCGCACCAGCGTCGGCTGGCTGTCGGAATCGACTTGGGTACCACCAATTCCCTGGTCGCTGCAGTGCGCAGCGGCCTTTCCGAGCCGCTGGCCGACGAGCGCGGCCAGGTCATCCTGCCGTCCGCCGTGCGATATCACGCCGACCGCGTCGAAGTGGGCGAAGAGGCCAAGCTGGCCGCGGCCACCGATCCGTTCAATACCATTGTGTCAGTCAAGCGTCTGATGGGGCGGGGTCTGTCTGACGTCAAGCAATTGGGCGACCAACTGCCGTACCGCTTCGTGGGCGGCGAATCGCACATGCCGTTCATCGAAACCGTACAGGGGCCGAAAAGCCCGGTAGAGGTTTCCGCCGACATCCTCAAGGTCCTGCGCCAAAGGGCCGAGGCCGCCCTCGGCGGTGAGCTGGTAGGGGCGGTCATCACTGTTCCGGCTTATTTCGATGACGCCCAACGCCAGGCCACGAAGGACGCGGCCAAGCTCGCCGGCCTCAATGTGCTGCGCCTGCTGAACGAGCCCACCGCGGCTGCGGTGGCGTACGGCCTGGACCAGCATGCCGAAGGCCTCGTCGCCATCTATGACCTGGGCGGCGGCACGTTCGATATCTCGATCCTGCGCCTGACGGGCGGTGTCTTCGAAGTACTGGCCACCGGCGGCGACAGCGCCTTGGGCGGCGATGATTTCGACCATGCCATCGCTGGCTGGATCATCGAGCAGGCGGGCCTGTCCGCTGACCTCGACCCGGGCGCGCAACGTCATTTGCTGCAAACCGCCTGTGCGGCGAAGGAAGCCTTGACCGATGCCGCCGTGGTTGAAGTCGCTTACGGCGACTGGAAGGCCTCGCTGACCCGCGAAGTCTTCGATGCCCTGATCGAACCCATGGTGGCCCGCAGCCTTAAGGCCTGCCGCCGCGCCGTGCGCGATTCCGGCGTGGAGCTCGAAGACGTCAAGGCCGTGGTCATGGTGGGCGGTTCGACCCGCGTGCCTCGGGTTCGCGAAGCCGTCGCCGAGGCCTTTGGCCGCCAGCCGCTGACGGAAATCGACCCGGACCAGGTGGTCGCCATTGGCGCCGCGATCCAGGCCGATACCCTGGCCGGCAACAAGCGCGATGGCGGCGAACTGCTGTTGCTCGACGTGATTCCGCTGTCCCTGGGCCTGGAAACCATGGGCGGCCTGATGGAGAAGGTGATTCCGCGTAATACCACCATCCCCGTCGCCCGCGCCCAGGACTTCACGACTTATAAAGACGGCCAGTCGGCCATGATGATCCATGTGCTGCAAGGCGAGCGTGAGCTCATCAGCGACTGCCGCTCCCTGGCGCGCTTCGAATTGCGCGGCATTCCAGCCATGGTGGCTGGCGCGGCAAAGATCCGCGTCACCTTCCAGGTCGACGCCGATGGCCTGCTCAATGTCTCCGCCCGCGAGCTGGGTTCGGGCGTCGAGGCGAGCATCCAGGTCAAGCCGTCCTATGGCCTGACCGACGGCGAAATTGCCCGCATGCTCAAGGATTCGTTCCAGCACGCCGGCGACGACAAGGTGGCCCGCGTACTGCGCGAGCAGCAAGTGGATGCCCAGCGCCTGATCGAGGCCGTGCAGGGCGCCCTTGAAGCGGACGGCGAGCGTTTGCTCGACGCCGAAGAGCGCATGGTCATCGAGCTGCAGATGCAGGAATTGTCCGAATTGATCAAGGGTACCGATGGCCATGCCATCGAGCAGCAGACCAAGCGTCTGTCGCAAGTCACCGATGCCTTTGCCGCCCGCCGCCTGGACTCGACGGTCAAGGCCGCCCTGGCGGGGCGCAACCTGAATGAAATCGAGGAGTAA
- the iscU gene encoding Fe-S cluster assembly scaffold IscU: MAYSEKVIDHYENPRNVGKMDAQDPDVGTGMVGAPACGDVMRLQIKVNEQGIIEDAKFKTYGCGSAIASSSLATEWMKGKTLDEAETIKNTQLAEELALPPVKIHCSVLAEDAIKAAVRDYKQKKGLI, encoded by the coding sequence ATGGCATATAGCGAAAAGGTCATCGACCACTACGAGAACCCGCGCAACGTCGGCAAGATGGACGCGCAGGATCCTGATGTCGGCACCGGCATGGTCGGTGCACCGGCTTGCGGCGACGTAATGCGCCTGCAGATCAAGGTCAACGAGCAAGGCATCATCGAAGACGCCAAGTTCAAGACCTACGGCTGCGGTTCGGCCATTGCGTCCAGTTCCCTGGCCACCGAGTGGATGAAGGGCAAGACCCTTGATGAAGCCGAAACCATCAAGAACACCCAGCTGGCTGAAGAGCTGGCCCTGCCGCCGGTGAAGATCCACTGCTCGGTACTCGCCGAAGACGCCATCAAGGCCGCCGTTCGCGATTACAAGCAGAAGAAAGGCTTGATCTGA
- the ndk gene encoding nucleoside-diphosphate kinase, which yields MAVQRTFSIIKPDAVAKNVIGKIVTRFEDAGLRVVASKMKQLSKAEAEGFYAEHSARGFFGELVAFMTSGPVVVQVLEGENAIARNRELMGATNPKEAAPGTIRADFAESIDANAVHGSDSEAAAAREIAYFFAATEVTTR from the coding sequence ATGGCTGTTCAACGTACTTTTTCCATCATCAAGCCTGACGCCGTTGCTAAAAACGTGATCGGCAAGATCGTCACCCGCTTCGAAGACGCCGGCCTGCGCGTTGTCGCTTCGAAAATGAAGCAACTGTCCAAGGCCGAAGCCGAAGGCTTCTACGCTGAGCACAGCGCCCGCGGTTTCTTCGGCGAGCTGGTTGCCTTCATGACCTCCGGTCCGGTTGTCGTTCAGGTGCTGGAAGGCGAAAACGCCATCGCTCGCAACCGTGAGCTGATGGGCGCCACCAACCCTAAGGAAGCTGCTCCAGGCACCATCCGCGCTGACTTCGCCGAGTCCATCGACGCCAACGCCGTCCACGGTTCGGACTCCGAAGCCGCCGCTGCTCGCGAAATCGCCTACTTTTTCGCCGCTACTGAAGTAACCACTCGCTAA
- the secF gene encoding protein translocase subunit SecF: protein MLRTINFMGVRNVAFGVTLFLTVLALFSWATKGLNYGLDFTGGTLIELTYERPADVTKVREQLATSGYGEAVVQSFGATTDLLVRMPGEDPQLGHQVAEALQKAGGDNPAQVKRVEFVGPQVGEELRDQGGLGMLMALGGVLLYLAFRFQWKFAVGAIVSLIHDVIVTVGILSFFQITFDLTVLAAVLAIIGYSLNDTIVVFDRVRENFRVLRKASLIENINISTTQTLLRTMATSISTLLAIAALLFFGGDNLFGFSIALFIGVMAGTYSSIYIANVVLIWLNLNTEDLIPPAATETEVDDRP from the coding sequence ATGTTACGTACAATCAACTTCATGGGCGTTCGCAACGTTGCGTTCGGCGTCACACTGTTCCTTACGGTTCTGGCGTTGTTCAGCTGGGCCACCAAGGGCCTGAACTACGGCCTGGACTTCACTGGCGGTACGCTTATCGAGCTGACCTACGAGCGTCCGGCCGACGTGACCAAGGTGCGCGAGCAACTGGCGACATCGGGCTACGGTGAAGCGGTCGTCCAGAGTTTTGGTGCCACCACCGACCTGTTGGTGCGTATGCCGGGCGAAGACCCGCAGCTGGGCCACCAGGTTGCCGAGGCCTTGCAGAAGGCGGGCGGCGACAACCCGGCCCAGGTCAAGCGTGTCGAGTTCGTCGGTCCGCAGGTCGGTGAAGAGCTGCGCGACCAGGGCGGCCTCGGCATGCTGATGGCGCTGGGCGGCGTGCTGCTCTACCTGGCCTTCCGCTTCCAGTGGAAGTTCGCGGTGGGCGCGATTGTCTCGCTGATCCACGACGTGATCGTGACCGTGGGTATCCTGTCGTTCTTCCAGATCACCTTCGACCTGACGGTGCTGGCGGCGGTGCTGGCGATCATCGGTTACTCCCTCAACGACACCATCGTGGTCTTCGACCGGGTGCGTGAAAACTTCCGTGTGCTGCGCAAGGCGTCCTTGATCGAGAACATCAACATCTCGACCACCCAGACGCTGCTGCGGACCATGGCGACCTCGATCTCCACCTTGCTGGCGATTGCTGCGCTGCTGTTCTTTGGTGGCGACAACCTGTTCGGTTTCTCCATCGCCCTGTTCATTGGCGTGATGGCGGGTACCTACTCGTCGATCTACATCGCCAACGTGGTGCTGATCTGGCTGAACCTGAACACCGAGGACCTGATTCCGCCCGCGGCCACCGAAACGGAAGTGGACGACCGTCCATAA
- the hscB gene encoding co-chaperone HscB codes for MGTPCHFALFQLQPGFSLDLDELSARYLELARGVHPDRFADASEAEQRRALEQSANLNEAYQTLKNPAKRARYLLAISGHELPLEVTVHDPEFLLQQMQWREELEDLHDSADLAGVAAFKRRLKDAQQTLNESFAACWNDAAQREQAERLMRRMQFLDKLTYEVRQLEERLDD; via the coding sequence GTGGGTACTCCTTGTCATTTTGCGTTGTTCCAGTTGCAGCCAGGTTTCAGCCTGGATCTCGACGAGCTGTCTGCGCGTTATCTCGAACTGGCCCGTGGCGTCCATCCGGATCGCTTCGCCGATGCCTCCGAGGCTGAGCAGCGCCGGGCGCTCGAGCAATCCGCGAACCTCAACGAGGCCTACCAGACGCTCAAGAACCCTGCCAAGCGCGCGCGATACCTGCTCGCCATCAGTGGTCATGAGCTGCCCCTGGAAGTCACGGTGCACGACCCCGAGTTTCTTCTGCAGCAGATGCAGTGGCGCGAAGAGCTCGAGGACCTGCACGACAGCGCCGACCTGGCAGGCGTCGCGGCGTTCAAGCGCCGCCTCAAGGACGCCCAGCAAACCCTGAACGAAAGCTTCGCAGCCTGTTGGAACGATGCTGCGCAACGCGAACAGGCCGAGCGCCTGATGCGGCGCATGCAGTTCCTCGACAAGCTCACCTATGAAGTGCGCCAGCTCGAAGAGCGCCTCGACGATTAA
- the suhB gene encoding type III secretion system regulator SuhB: MQPMLNIALRAARSASELIFRSIERLDTIKVDEKDAKDYVSEVDRAAEQKIVDALRKAYPNHSIMGEETGMHAGTGIEGEEYLWIIDPLDGTTNFLRGIPHFAVSIACKYRGRLEHAVVLDPVRQEEFTASRGRGAQLNGRRLRVSGRTSLDGALLGTGFPFRDDQMDNLDNYLGMFRALVGQTAGIRRAGAASLDLAYVAAGRFDAFWESGLSEWDMAAGALLIQEAGGLVSDFTGGHDFLEKGHIVAGNTKCFKAVLTAIQPHLPASLKR, translated from the coding sequence ATGCAGCCCATGCTGAATATCGCGCTGCGCGCCGCCCGCAGCGCCAGTGAACTGATCTTCCGCTCCATCGAGCGCCTGGATACCATCAAGGTCGATGAAAAAGACGCCAAGGACTATGTGTCCGAGGTGGACCGCGCCGCCGAACAGAAAATCGTCGACGCCCTGCGCAAGGCTTACCCGAACCACTCGATCATGGGTGAAGAGACTGGCATGCACGCCGGTACCGGCATCGAGGGTGAAGAGTACCTGTGGATCATCGATCCGCTGGACGGCACCACCAACTTCCTGCGTGGCATTCCTCATTTCGCTGTCAGCATCGCCTGCAAATACCGTGGCCGCCTGGAACACGCCGTCGTGCTGGATCCGGTTCGCCAGGAAGAATTCACCGCCAGCCGTGGCCGTGGCGCCCAGTTGAACGGTCGGCGCCTGCGCGTCAGCGGCCGCACCAGCCTGGACGGCGCCCTGCTGGGTACCGGCTTCCCGTTCCGCGATGACCAGATGGACAACCTGGACAACTACCTGGGCATGTTCCGCGCCCTGGTCGGCCAGACCGCCGGCATCCGCCGCGCCGGTGCCGCGAGCCTGGACCTGGCTTATGTGGCTGCGGGCCGTTTCGATGCGTTCTGGGAGTCGGGCCTGTCCGAGTGGGACATGGCGGCAGGCGCCCTGCTGATCCAGGAAGCAGGCGGCCTGGTGAGTGATTTCACCGGCGGCCACGATTTCCTTGAAAAAGGCCATATCGTTGCCGGCAATACCAAATGCTTCAAGGCTGTGCTCACTGCTATCCAGCCACATCTGCCGGCTTCGCTGAAGCGCTAA
- a CDS encoding glycine zipper 2TM domain-containing protein — translation MNKSMLVGAVLGAVGVTAGGAVATYSLVKSGPEYAQVLAVEPVKTQIKTPREVCKDVTVTRQRPVQDQHQIAGTVLGAVAGGLLGNQIGGGTGKKIATVAGAAGGGYAGNKIQEGMQERDTYTTTQTRCNTVNDISDKVVGYDVRYVLDGKEGKVRMDRDPGNQIPVNKEGQLILGQNEPAQ, via the coding sequence GTGAACAAATCGATGCTGGTTGGTGCGGTATTGGGTGCTGTCGGTGTTACTGCCGGTGGTGCGGTCGCCACCTACAGCTTGGTAAAAAGTGGCCCTGAGTATGCGCAAGTATTGGCCGTGGAACCGGTCAAGACCCAGATCAAGACCCCGCGTGAAGTGTGCAAGGATGTCACCGTGACCCGGCAGAGACCGGTCCAGGATCAGCACCAGATCGCCGGTACCGTCCTGGGTGCCGTGGCCGGCGGCCTGTTGGGTAACCAGATCGGCGGCGGCACCGGCAAGAAGATCGCCACCGTGGCAGGTGCGGCCGGTGGTGGTTATGCCGGTAACAAGATTCAGGAAGGCATGCAGGAGCGCGACACCTACACCACCACCCAGACGCGCTGCAACACCGTCAACGACATCAGCGACAAGGTGGTCGGCTACGACGTTCGCTACGTGCTCGACGGCAAGGAAGGCAAGGTCCGCATGGATCGTGATCCGGGCAACCAGATCCCGGTGAACAAGGAAGGCCAACTGATCCTGGGGCAGAACGAACCAGCCCAGTGA